From Pseudomonadota bacterium, a single genomic window includes:
- the tuf gene encoding elongation factor Tu (EF-Tu; promotes GTP-dependent binding of aminoacyl-tRNA to the A-site of ribosomes during protein biosynthesis; when the tRNA anticodon matches the mRNA codon, GTP hydrolysis results; the inactive EF-Tu-GDP leaves the ribosome and release of GDP is promoted by elongation factor Ts; many prokaryotes have two copies of the gene encoding EF-Tu), which produces EMVMPGDNVQMTVELIAPIAMEDGLRFAIREGGRTVGAGVVAKIID; this is translated from the coding sequence GAGATGGTGATGCCGGGTGACAACGTGCAGATGACTGTTGAGCTGATTGCACCGATCGCGATGGAAGACGGACTGCGTTTTGCTATCCGCGAAGGTGGCCGCACTGTCGGCGCTGGCGTGGTCGCGAAAATTATCGACTAA